The Rhinopithecus roxellana isolate Shanxi Qingling chromosome 14, ASM756505v1, whole genome shotgun sequence genome includes a window with the following:
- the CD28 gene encoding T-cell-specific surface glycoprotein CD28 isoform X3 — MPCGLSALIMCLKGMVAVVVAVDDGDSQALAGNKILVKQSPMLVAYDNAVNLSCKYSYNLFSREFRASLHKGLDSAVEVCVVYGNSSQQLQVSSKTGFNCDGKLGNESVTFYLQNLYVNQTDIYFCKIEVMYPPPYLDNEKSNGTIIHVKGKHLCPSPLFPGPSKPFWALVVVGGVLACYSLLVTVAFSIFWMRSKRSRLLHSDYMNMTPRRPGPTRRHYQPYAPPRDFAAYRS, encoded by the exons ATgccttgtggtttgagtgccttGATCATGTGCCTTAAGGGgatggtggcggtggtggtggccGTGGATGACGGAGACTCTCAGGCCTTGGCAG GAAACAAGATTTTGGTGAAGCAGTCGCCCATGCTTGTAGCGTACGACAATGCAGTCAACCTTAGCTGCAAGTATTCCTACAATCTCTTCTCAAGGGAGTTCCGGGCATCCCTTCATAAAGGACTGGATAGTGCTGTGGAAGTCTGTGTTGTGTATGGGAATTCCTCCCAGCAGCTTCAGGTTTCCTCAAAGACGGGATTCAACTGTGATGGGAAATTGGGCAATGAATCAGTGACATTCTACCTCCAGAATTTGTATGTTAACCAAACAGATATTTACTTCTGCAAAATTGAAGTCATGTATCCTCCTCCTTACCTAGACAATGAGAAGAGCAATGGAACCATTATCCATGTGAAAG ggaAACACCTTTGTCCAAGCCCCCTATTTCCTGGACCTTCTAAGCCCTTTTGGGCACTGGTGGTGGTTGGTGGAGTCCTGGCTTGCTATAGCTTGCTAGTAACAGTGGCCTTTAGTATTTTCTGG ATGAGGAGTAAGAGGAGCAGGCTCCTGCACAGCGACTACATGAACATGACTCCCCGCCGCCCCGGGCCCACCCGCAGGCATTACCAGCCCTATGCCCCACCACGCGACTTCGCAGCCTATCGCTCCTGA
- the CD28 gene encoding T-cell-specific surface glycoprotein CD28 isoform X1, with protein MLRLLLALNLLPSIQVTGNKILVKQSPMLVAYDNAVNLSCKYSYNLFSREFRASLHKGLDSAVEVCVVYGNSSQQLQVSSKTGFNCDGKLGNESVTFYLQNLYVNQTDIYFCKIEVMYPPPYLDNEKSNGTIIHVKGKHLCPSPLFPGPSKPFWALVVVGGVLACYSLLVTVAFSIFWMRSKRSRLLHSDYMNMTPRRPGPTRRHYQPYAPPRDFAAYRS; from the exons ATGCTCAGGCTGCTCTTGGCTCTCAACTTACTCCCCTCAATTCAAGTAACAG GAAACAAGATTTTGGTGAAGCAGTCGCCCATGCTTGTAGCGTACGACAATGCAGTCAACCTTAGCTGCAAGTATTCCTACAATCTCTTCTCAAGGGAGTTCCGGGCATCCCTTCATAAAGGACTGGATAGTGCTGTGGAAGTCTGTGTTGTGTATGGGAATTCCTCCCAGCAGCTTCAGGTTTCCTCAAAGACGGGATTCAACTGTGATGGGAAATTGGGCAATGAATCAGTGACATTCTACCTCCAGAATTTGTATGTTAACCAAACAGATATTTACTTCTGCAAAATTGAAGTCATGTATCCTCCTCCTTACCTAGACAATGAGAAGAGCAATGGAACCATTATCCATGTGAAAG ggaAACACCTTTGTCCAAGCCCCCTATTTCCTGGACCTTCTAAGCCCTTTTGGGCACTGGTGGTGGTTGGTGGAGTCCTGGCTTGCTATAGCTTGCTAGTAACAGTGGCCTTTAGTATTTTCTGG ATGAGGAGTAAGAGGAGCAGGCTCCTGCACAGCGACTACATGAACATGACTCCCCGCCGCCCCGGGCCCACCCGCAGGCATTACCAGCCCTATGCCCCACCACGCGACTTCGCAGCCTATCGCTCCTGA
- the CD28 gene encoding T-cell-specific surface glycoprotein CD28 isoform X2 codes for MLVAYDNAVNLSCKYSYNLFSREFRASLHKGLDSAVEVCVVYGNSSQQLQVSSKTGFNCDGKLGNESVTFYLQNLYVNQTDIYFCKIEVMYPPPYLDNEKSNGTIIHVKGKHLCPSPLFPGPSKPFWALVVVGGVLACYSLLVTVAFSIFWMRSKRSRLLHSDYMNMTPRRPGPTRRHYQPYAPPRDFAAYRS; via the exons ATGCTTGTAGCGTACGACAATGCAGTCAACCTTAGCTGCAAGTATTCCTACAATCTCTTCTCAAGGGAGTTCCGGGCATCCCTTCATAAAGGACTGGATAGTGCTGTGGAAGTCTGTGTTGTGTATGGGAATTCCTCCCAGCAGCTTCAGGTTTCCTCAAAGACGGGATTCAACTGTGATGGGAAATTGGGCAATGAATCAGTGACATTCTACCTCCAGAATTTGTATGTTAACCAAACAGATATTTACTTCTGCAAAATTGAAGTCATGTATCCTCCTCCTTACCTAGACAATGAGAAGAGCAATGGAACCATTATCCATGTGAAAG ggaAACACCTTTGTCCAAGCCCCCTATTTCCTGGACCTTCTAAGCCCTTTTGGGCACTGGTGGTGGTTGGTGGAGTCCTGGCTTGCTATAGCTTGCTAGTAACAGTGGCCTTTAGTATTTTCTGG ATGAGGAGTAAGAGGAGCAGGCTCCTGCACAGCGACTACATGAACATGACTCCCCGCCGCCCCGGGCCCACCCGCAGGCATTACCAGCCCTATGCCCCACCACGCGACTTCGCAGCCTATCGCTCCTGA